The sequence below is a genomic window from Deltaproteobacteria bacterium.
TCCGCATTTCCGTGGGGTGACCCGCTGGGCCAGCGTCGGCTGGTACGCGCGTCGCTCCTGGGGCACTCTCAAGCAGTGCAACGCATCCCGACCCCAGCCGCGATTCGCGAGGCGTTCGCCCGCTGGTCTCGGCGCGAGATCCCGGCGCTGCCCGGCCGAAGGAACGATCAGCGGGCGGGCGTGCTCGTGCCGCTCGTCTGGACCCCGGAGCCGGTGGCGCTGCTGACCCTGCGGCCGCTGCATCTCTCGCGGCACGGAGGCGAGGTCTGCTTTCCGGGTGGAAGGCCCGAGGCGGGGGACGAAGACCTGTGGGCCACGGCCGTGCGCGAGGCCCACGAGGAGCTCGGGCTCGTCGTGGCCGAGCGTCTCGGCGAGCTCTCCGCCATGCCGCTCTACACGTCCGAGTTTCGCCTCGTCCCGTTCGTGGCCGCCGTGGCCGACACGCCGCTGCGCCCCGATCCGTCGGAGGTGGCCGCCGTGCTGCGGCTGTCGATTCGGGAGGTGCTCGAGCAGCCGGAGATCGAGGGGATCTCGTTCGCCGTCGGAGACGTGAGCGGCATCGCGCCGCTCTTCCGCACCGACGGACACGTGGTCTACGGCGCGACCGCGTACACGTTCCTCGAGCTGCTCGAGGTGCTCGCGCCGCTCTACGAGCGGACCCTGCCACCGGTGCGACCGGGCGCCGTGGTCTGGCAGGACCTGCTGCGAGCGCCCGCGGAGTAAGTCAGGGCTCGCCGGCTGATCGCCGCGCCGCGCCCGCCGCACGAGCCGCGAGCCGCGAGCCGCGCGACCGTGCGAGCCGGTCCCTTCGATTCTCGAGGAGCCTGCGTTCGGCCTGCGCGCGTGCCGTGGTGTCGCAGGCGCGCGAGATCGGGCACGTCTTCGAGCGTGCGAGCGCCATACGCGGGCTGGCATGTCTCGTGCTCAGGGGCGAGTCGAACCTGAGGGTAGATGGAGGGATGAGCATGTTCACTGCACTTCGATGGGCGTTCGTGGCTGCCGTGGTGATGACGCTCCCGCAGGTGGCGCGCGCGGAGAGGCCGAGCCTCGGGCGCGCGGTGCGCGAGCAGGTGGTGCAGCTCGCGTGGCAGCAGCACGCGCAGAAGCAGATCGCGACGGACAACGAGCGGGTCGGGGACCAGATCCTGGCCAAGCGCTTTCAGCGGTCGTGGGTGCAGAACGTGCGCGTCGAGCCGGAGCGGAAGCGCGACGTGTACTTCGACGGGCACTTCAGCTGGACCCTGGGCCAGGGCGGCGCCGGGCAGAGCGTCGGGCCCGTGGCGGCCAAGATCGAGAACCTCGGCTTCCTCGGCAACGTGGCGGCCGTCCTGCGCCTCCGGGCCCTGCCGGCGGTCGAGATGCAGCCCGTGATCGCCCAGCCCTACTTCGTGGAGCGCGACGCCCACCGGTAGACCTGGGCACCTTGGCCGCGACCCATCCCGGCATACTGCGTCGCGAGCGCCGTGAGCCGTCCCTAGCGCCCCGGGCCACCGGGGCCGCGGCGGGTCGCTGCGCTGCGGGAATGTAGGACGATTGCCGTCTGACCCCGCATGGTCGCGTGCGGCTCGGCCCAGTCCATCTCGCTCGGCCAGGCGGGAACGGTGCCCTCTTCGGCGCGCGCGAGCGGCCGTTGCGGACGCCGGGGCCCTCGCACGTTCGCGTCCCGCACGAGCTCCTCCAGGTGCTGCAGGTGTTCGAGGTAGCCGAGGTCGGCGTGGGAGATGACGCCCACGCAGCGTTCGCCCTCGTCGAGGACCGGCAGGTGCGTCAGTCCCGAGGCGACCATGCGGTCGCGCGCCACGTCCACGGGGTCCACCGGACGGCAACTGACCGAGAGCGGTCGCATGAAGCGGGCGATGGGGAGATTCGCCGAGCGCGCGTCGGCCAGCACCTTCTCCACCAGTTCGTGATCCGTGATGGTCCCCACGACCTGCATGCGGGTGTTCACGACGGGAACGAAGGCCAGGTCGTGGTCCCGCATGATGCGCGCGCAGACCGAGACGGACGCTTCACGATCGCACACGTAGGTTCGACGGTTCATCACCTCGCGGCACAGCATGTCGCCACCCCTCCTCCGCTCGCTCGTACCGAAGAGCGATCGACATGCGACGGCCGTACCATCCGCCGCGGGCACCTCTCCCGGTCTGATTTCCACGTTCTCGCGGGTCCGGTGCGCACCGCGAACCCGTCGCCGCGGGTCGTTGCGACCCATTCTGCTCTGCACCGTGACGCACTATGGGCCAGCTCGCGCCGCTCCAGCTCGTGCGTGCCCTTCCGAGGCTCGCGGTTGCAGCCACGGTCGAAGCGATGGAGGATGCGGGCCAGGATTCCACTCGGAGGAGCGCCGTGGGCGTCGGAGCCGACCAGAAGACCTTTGATGCCATCGTCGTGGGTTCGGGCCCGGGGGGAGCCACGGTAGCTCGCGAGCTCGCGAAGGGAGGCCGGCGCGTGCTCGTGCTCGAGCGCGGGGCCGACTACCGGCGACGACGCTACTACGGCACGTACCTGGGGGCGCTGGTCTATTCGGACCGCCGGAGCCTGCTCTTCACCGAGGAGGGGCTGAACATCGTGCGCCCGCTGATGGTGGGGGGGGCCACGAGCATGTTCGCCGGCTGCGCGGCACCGCCGCCGCCGTGGTTCGCGGGGCGCTACGGCGTGGACCTCGCGCCGGAGGTGGAGGAGACCCTCGCCGAGCTCGAGATCGAGGTGCTGCCCGCCGAGCTGCGCGGCGAAGGGTCCACGCGCGTGGCGGAGGCGGCCCAGGCGCTGGGCTATCCGTTCGCACCGCAGCTCAAGTTCATGCGCCCCGCGCGAGCCTCGCGCTTCGCCTGCGGGGCTCACTGCATGCTCGGCTGCCGCTGCGGCGCCAAGTGGAACGCCGCCGAGTACGTGGACGAGGCGGAGGCCCACGGCGCCGAGCTCCGCACCGGGGCCCACGTCGAGCGGCTGCTCTTCGATGGGGGGCGCGTCGTCGGGGTGGCCGGCCGGCAGGGGGGCTCGGCCTTCGAAGCGCGGGCCGCGCGCGTGGTCCTGTCGGCAGGCGGCATCGGCACGCCGCGTCTCTTGCAGGCGAGCGGGTTCGCCGAGGCCGGGGAAGGGATGGCCATGGACGCCACGCTCATGGTGTACGGCACCGGCAAGGGCGCCGGCGTGGGGCTAGACCCGCCGATGAGCTGGTCGTGGGAGAACGAGGCCGAGGGCTACATGCTGGCCACCCTGATCGACCCCTGGCTGCTCTTCCCGATCATGGCGGCGATGAAGGGCCCGCGGCACCTGCTGCGCTGGCCGCACTGGTCCCGCACGCTGGGGGTCATGATCAAGCTCCGGGACGAGGTGAGCGGCGGCGTCTTTCCCGACGGGCGCATCCGCAAGCCGCTCGGCGCACGCGACCAGGCGCGGCTAGCGACGGCCGAGGAGGTCGCGCGGAACATCCTGCTGCGGGCCGGGGCGGAGGCGAGCTCCCTCTTCAGCACGCCGCTCCGAGGCACGCACCCGTCGGCTACGGTGCGGCTCGGGCAGCTCGTGAGCCGCGACCTCGAAGGGCCGGCGCGCGGCCTTTACGTCTGCGACGCGAGCGTCTTCCCCGAGGCGCTCGGGCGGCCCACGGTGCTCACGATCATCGCGCTCGGCAAGCGGCTCGCGCGGCGGCTCCTCGAGGTGGACGCCGCGTGAGGCGATGGCGCCTTCCAGGTTTCGACGCGGGCGGCGGTTCCGACGCGCCCGTGCTTTCGACGAAGGAGCTGCGCGCCCGACTCGACGCTGTCCCCCGCCTTCCGCTGGCCGAGCTGCCGAGTCCCCTCGAACCGCTGCCCCGCCTGTCGGCCCGACTGGGTAGGCCGATCTATCTGAAGCGCGACGACGCGCTCGGTCCCGCTCTGGGCGGGAACAAGACCCGCAAGCTGGAGTACCTGCTCGCCGACGCGAAGGCGCGGGGCGCGCGCAAGGTGGTCACCTTCGGCGGGCTCCAGAGCAACCACGCGCGACTCACCGCCGCGGCCGCTCTCGGCGTCGGGCTCGAGCCGCACCTCTTCTACTTCGAGCGCCGTCCGCGGCTGCTCGAAGGGAACCTCCTGCTCGGCGCGCTCCTCGGCGCGCGGCTGCACTTCGTGCCGTTCGGCGGCGGGGGCGACGGAGGCATGACCATCGAGCGCGCGAGCCGCCTCGTGCACCTCGTGGCCTGGCTCCGCCTGGGCCCGCACTACTTCATCCCGGTCGGGGGGCACAACGTCCTCGGCGCGCTCGGCTACGTGCGCGCGGCGCTCGAGCTGCACGTACAGGCCAAGGCGCTCGGTCTCGGAAGGGCGCGCGTCGTCGTGGCGTCGGGGACGGGCGGTACGCTCGCCGGGCTCTGGGCCGGGCTGTCGCTCCTCGACTCGCCGCTCGAGGTGCTCGGCCTCGACATCGGCAAGCTCTGGCGCGCCTTCCCGCGCTCGGTCGCGCACCTGGCCGAGGGCCTCTGCGCGCGCCTCGGGGTGCACAGGCCCTTCGCCGCGCGCGACGCGCCGCTGCTCGAGAGGGAGTTCGTCGGCCCGGGCTACGCGCGCCTCCACGCGCCGGCGCTCACGGCCATGGCCGAGCTGCTCCGTACGGAGGGCGTGGTGCTCGACCCCGTCTACACGGGCAAGGCCTTCGCCGGGCTGCTCGCGCTATTGGCCTCCGGTCGCCTCGGCGGCGCGGAGCCCGTCATCTTCGTGCACACCGGCGGGCTGCCGGCGCTCTACGCGCTCTCGGGCTCGGAGCTCCCCGCGGGCTGGGGCGGCTCGTCCGCGGCCTGACCCCCGCGTCGCTCCAGCGCCGCCGCGAAGAAGGCGTCCGTCTGGTGCGCGAGAGGCGTGAGCCGCAGCACCGGCTCGGCGAGCGAGAGCGGTATCTGCCGGCGGGCGAGGATCTCGGCCGCCGGCACCAGCGCGAAGTCCGGCGCAGCGGCGAGGAAGGCCTCCACCACGCCGTCGTTCTCCTCGCGGAGCACGCTGCACGTGGCGTAGACCAGCCGGCCTCCGGGCCGCACGAGCGTGGCGGCAGCCGCGAGAATGCGCGTCTGGCGCGCCACGAGCTCCTCGACGGCGCAGGGCCGCCACTTCAGGTCCGGGCTGCGCCGCAGGGTCCCCGTCCCCGAGCAGGGGGCGTCCACCAGCACCCGGTCGAGCTTCCCCTCGAGCCGTCGCACGGTCTTGTCGCGTTCGTTCTCGAGGTGCATGACCCGCACCGTATCCACGCCCGCGCGGGCCAGGCGTGGCCGCATGCGGTCGAGCCGCGCGGCCGAGGTGTCGAAGGCGTAGATCGTGCCGGTGTTGGCCATCAGGGCGGCGAGCTCGAGCGTCTTGCCTCCGCCGCCGGCGCAGAAGTCTGCGACCCGCTCCTTGCGCCGTGGCTCGACGAGAAACGTGACGAGCTGACTCCCTTCGTCCTGGATCTCGAAGAGCCCGTCTTGAAACGCGCGCGTGCGAAAGAGCGGCGCGTGGTCTTGCCGGCGCAGCCCGTGAGGGGACCACGGCGTCGGCGTGCTTGGGAAACCCTCCTCGGCGAGGCGCGCCGACACCTCGTCGCGCTTGGCCTTGAGCGTGTTCACCCGGAGGTCCACCGGGGCGGCGCGACTGAACGCCTGCCCGAGCGCCAGGGCGCCCGCTTCCCCGAGGCCCGCCGCCAGCCGGTCGAAGAGCCAGGAGGGGAGCTCTGCGCGCACGGGGGGCGGAAAGCTCTCGGGGCGCGCGGCTCGCGCGGTGTGCGCCGCCGTCTCGAGCTCCTCCCGAAGTCCGCGGCGCAGGAGCTCGCGCGTGCTCAGGCCGCCGCCCGTGACGAGCTGGGCCACGACGAGGCGCGTGCAGAGCGCCTTGCGCTCGGACCCCTCGGCGGGGAAGGACACCTCGGCCGGCCAGGCGCGCCCGGGCTCGAGCGCGTAGAGCAGCGACCGCAGGCGGCGCAAGACGCCGTACACCGCCTCGGCCACGACCCCGCGGTCGCGCAGGCCGAGCTCCTTGTGCCGCCGGAAGAAGAGCTCCATCTCCTTGTCGGCGGGCCGGCTGCTGCCGAGGATCGTGCTGAGGAGCTCACTGGCGGAGTGGAGATGGTGCTGCGCGAGGTGGGCGGGCTGCATGGGGGCCCGTCCTACCGCGCCTGGGCCCGGACCACAATGGAAGGCTGCTCGCACGACGGCGTCGACGCCGGTGGACGGCGGCGATAGACTGCGCCTTCACGTTGAGGAAGGAGGCGACAGATGGGATGGCGATGGACGTTCGTTCTGGGTGCGGTGGTCGCGTTGCTCGGCTTTGCGGCCCCGCCGCGCGCGACGGCGCATCCGACGGGCAAAGAACTGAGAAACGTGAAGCAGTGTCAGGTGCTGCCGCCGCCGATGCGCGGGCATTGCGTGGTCTGCGTGACCCGGCCGGTGCGGCACCACTTCCACCCCGAGTACCCGCCGGGGGCGCGCTGCCGGCCCGATAACGGCAAGCCGTAGAACACCGAACGGGTTGGAAGTCGCAGTAGGCTTCCCAACCCGTTCCGCGTTCTAGGGTCTTTCGGCCCGAGCAGCCTTGCGTCGCTGCCGCTCCGAGTTCGCGCGGGAGCGTGCCTCGCGGTCGCCGAACGCCAGCCGCTGCGCCTCTTCGAAGGGCAGCCGGATCACGCCGGACAGCGGTCCCGCGGTGACGATGACCGCGCCGACCTGGATCGTCCGTGAGTAGTCCTTGTAGCCGCGCTCGTTTTTGGGCTCGATGATCGTTGTGACGACGATGCTGCCCTTCGGTAGCACGCGGCCGTCGGCCAGTGTCGAGTTGTAGGCGAGCTGATGGTAGTCGCGCTCGCGCTCGTAGCCTTCCGTCGAGCGGGAGTGGCCGAAGTCTCCCCCACCGTAGGCGCGAACGAACTCGAAGGTGTCGTTCGCGCGACCCTTCCAGTAGGGCCGCGTCGAGGCGCCCCGCAGAACGACCTGCTTCACGTTCTGCACGGTGGCCGAGAACCAGGAGGACCCTCCGGCCTGCCGGTTGTTGACGTCCACGTGGATCTGCTTCGGCTCGAGCTCGATCTTGATCGCGGGTCCGAAGTGGGGCGAGGCGCTCAGGGCTCCGGCCTCGAGCACCCCCGGTGCCAGAGCGAGCAGCTCGAGGGGGCGACGCACGAGCTGCTCGGGGAGGCCGCGAACCTTCTTCAGGGTCCTCGCTAGCTCGCGGACGTATTTCCCGGCGGTGCGGAGGCCCCAGCCGACCTCCCGAGGCAGCGCGTAGCTCGCGGGCGCGGAGGCGTTCTTCGCGCCGGCTGGACTGGCCAGCAGGAGCGATCCAAGGAGGGGCAGGACGAACAGCGAGGTGCGTTTCATGGTCGTGGCGTCTCCGTCAGTCGAGCTCACGCACAGCAAGGCTCGTACCAGAGGGGAGCCAGATATTGTTAAAT
It includes:
- a CDS encoding CoA pyrophosphatase encodes the protein MLVPLVWTPEPVALLTLRPLHLSRHGGEVCFPGGRPEAGDEDLWATAVREAHEELGLVVAERLGELSAMPLYTSEFRLVPFVAAVADTPLRPDPSEVAAVLRLSIREVLEQPEIEGISFAVGDVSGIAPLFRTDGHVVYGATAYTFLELLEVLAPLYERTLPPVRPGAVVWQDLLRAPAE
- a CDS encoding CBS domain-containing protein, with amino-acid sequence MLCREVMNRRTYVCDREASVSVCARIMRDHDLAFVPVVNTRMQVVGTITDHELVEKVLADARSANLPIARFMRPLSVSCRPVDPVDVARDRMVASGLTHLPVLDEGERCVGVISHADLGYLEHLQHLEELVRDANVRGPRRPQRPLARAEEGTVPAWPSEMDWAEPHATMRGQTAIVLHSRSAATRRGPGGPGR
- a CDS encoding GMC family oxidoreductase: MGVGADQKTFDAIVVGSGPGGATVARELAKGGRRVLVLERGADYRRRRYYGTYLGALVYSDRRSLLFTEEGLNIVRPLMVGGATSMFAGCAAPPPPWFAGRYGVDLAPEVEETLAELEIEVLPAELRGEGSTRVAEAAQALGYPFAPQLKFMRPARASRFACGAHCMLGCRCGAKWNAAEYVDEAEAHGAELRTGAHVERLLFDGGRVVGVAGRQGGSAFEARAARVVLSAGGIGTPRLLQASGFAEAGEGMAMDATLMVYGTGKGAGVGLDPPMSWSWENEAEGYMLATLIDPWLLFPIMAAMKGPRHLLRWPHWSRTLGVMIKLRDEVSGGVFPDGRIRKPLGARDQARLATAEEVARNILLRAGAEASSLFSTPLRGTHPSATVRLGQLVSRDLEGPARGLYVCDASVFPEALGRPTVLTIIALGKRLARRLLEVDAA
- a CDS encoding pyridoxal-phosphate dependent enzyme gives rise to the protein MRRWRLPGFDAGGGSDAPVLSTKELRARLDAVPRLPLAELPSPLEPLPRLSARLGRPIYLKRDDALGPALGGNKTRKLEYLLADAKARGARKVVTFGGLQSNHARLTAAAALGVGLEPHLFYFERRPRLLEGNLLLGALLGARLHFVPFGGGGDGGMTIERASRLVHLVAWLRLGPHYFIPVGGHNVLGALGYVRAALELHVQAKALGLGRARVVVASGTGGTLAGLWAGLSLLDSPLEVLGLDIGKLWRAFPRSVAHLAEGLCARLGVHRPFAARDAPLLEREFVGPGYARLHAPALTAMAELLRTEGVVLDPVYTGKAFAGLLALLASGRLGGAEPVIFVHTGGLPALYALSGSELPAGWGGSSAA
- a CDS encoding RsmB/NOP family class I SAM-dependent RNA methyltransferase, translated to MQPAHLAQHHLHSASELLSTILGSSRPADKEMELFFRRHKELGLRDRGVVAEAVYGVLRRLRSLLYALEPGRAWPAEVSFPAEGSERKALCTRLVVAQLVTGGGLSTRELLRRGLREELETAAHTARAARPESFPPPVRAELPSWLFDRLAAGLGEAGALALGQAFSRAAPVDLRVNTLKAKRDEVSARLAEEGFPSTPTPWSPHGLRRQDHAPLFRTRAFQDGLFEIQDEGSQLVTFLVEPRRKERVADFCAGGGGKTLELAALMANTGTIYAFDTSAARLDRMRPRLARAGVDTVRVMHLENERDKTVRRLEGKLDRVLVDAPCSGTGTLRRSPDLKWRPCAVEELVARQTRILAAAATLVRPGGRLVYATCSVLREENDGVVEAFLAAAPDFALVPAAEILARRQIPLSLAEPVLRLTPLAHQTDAFFAAALERRGGQAADEPPQPAGSSEPESA